The following proteins are co-located in the Solanum pennellii chromosome 1, SPENNV200 genome:
- the LOC107001589 gene encoding uncharacterized protein LOC107001589, which translates to MVEDHLICHGFVHGYTKWVFHGEGFSSRNTPHPTDEEETSNMHDDIDRLLHDTFRNIVDDQRDEGVREGPHEYAKRFFKLVEEGKEELYPGCKNFSKLSFTIRLYLFKCIHKLTDVAFSDLLDLIREAFPFAQIPDSFYKAKKVIKDLGLHYEKIHACTNDCILFWNDNAKLDNCSVCGASRWKNVRNDLNNKVTKIPVKVLRYFPLKPRLQRIFMCSETSVAMRWHDTERLKDGNLRHPADGEAWKDFDSLHPNFANDARNVRLGLSSDGFNPFRTMSISHSTWPVMLMNYNLSPWTCMKSENIMLSMIILGPSSPGNDIDVYLQPLITELKELWEVGVETYDVVTNQTFLTHAALLWTISDFPALAMLSGWSTKGRWACPTCNHNTCSQYLKHSRKMCYLGHRTFLPPDHPFRRDKRSFNGKEEHKVAPTPLSGAQIFEELREFNNVFGKNKEKRKRKNDGPWKKNPYFLSYRIGQQTN; encoded by the coding sequence ATGGTAGAGGATCATTTGATTTGCCATGGATTTGTTCATGGATACACCAAATGGGTTTTTCATGGTGAAGGATTTTCCTCAAGAAATACGCCACATCCAACCGATGAAGAAGAAACTTCTAACATGCATGACGACATTGATAGATTACTTCATGATACTTTTAGAAATATAGTAGATGATCAGAGAGATGAAGGAGTGAGAGAGGGGCCACATGAATATGCAaagagattttttaaattagtggAGGAAGGGAAAGAAGAGTTGTATCCAGGGTGTAAGAATTTTTCTAAGTTGAGTTTTACCATCCGGCTATACTTGTTTAAATGCATTCACAAGTTGACTGATGTggccttttcagatttattggaCTTGATAAGAGAGGCATTTCCATTTGCTCAGATACCCGACTCGTTTTACAAGGCAAAAAAGGTCATAAAAGATTTGGGTCTTCATTATGAGAAAATACATGCTTGCACTAATGATTGCATATTATTTTGGAATGACAATGCAAAGTTAGATAATTGCTCTGTGTGTGGAGCTTCAAGATGGAAGAATGTTCGGAATGACTTAAATAATAAGGTTACGAAAATCCCAGTGAAGGTTTTAAGGTACTTTCCTTTAAAGCCTAGACTTCAGAGGATATTCATGTGTTCTGAAACATCTGTAGCTATGAGATGGCATGATACTGAACGACTTAAAGATGGAAATTTAAGACATCCTGCAGATGGTGAAGCTTGGAAGGATTTTGATTCATTGCATCCTAACTTTGCTAATGATGCTCGTAATGTTAGATTGGGTCTTTCAAGTGATGGTTTCAATCCATTCAGAACTATGAGCATTTCCCATAGCACATGGCCAGTTATGTTGATGAACTATAATTTATCTCCATGGACTTGCATGAAGTCGGAGAATATTATGTTGTCAATGATTATTCTAGGTCCATCGTCTCCCGGAAATGATATAGATGTATACTTGCAACCACTGATTACGGAGTTGAAGGAACTATGGGAAGTGGGAGTTGAAACATATGATGTTGTAACTAATCAAACATTTCTAACGCATGCAGCTTTATTGTGGACAATTAGTGATTTTCCAGCTCTAGCAATGCTTTCTGGATGGAGCACCAAGGGGAGATGGGCATGCCCCACTTGTAACCATAATACTTGTTCCCAATATCTCAAACATAGTCGCAAGATGTGTTACTTGGGTCATCGGACGTTTTTACCTCCTGATCATCCATTCAGAAGAGATAAAAGATCATTTAACGGTAAAGAGGAGCATAAAGTTGCACCTACTCCATTATCAGGTGCACAAATTTTTGAAGAGCTTCGTGAATTCAATAATGTATTtggaaagaacaaagagaaaagaaaacgaAAGAATGATGGTCCATGGAAAAAAAATCCATATTTTTTGAGTTACCGTATTGGGCAACAAACAAATTGA
- the LOC107016891 gene encoding uncharacterized protein LOC107016891, whose product MSEINAKNRKKLMNRHTAGKKSFALVRNKLEKDKETVSSKDLFVVTRTRKPGRLYKASNEDSTSKIQMQERMQKMEKQMEEQKKIVRQEVIADVIAQLKHAGLIDPNILAALSTPSPRESTSVQGAKQGDEIEEGDESSVKT is encoded by the exons atgtctgaaataaatgCAAAGAATCGAAAAAAACTGATGAATCGACACACTGCTGGCAAAAAGAGTTTCGCTTTAGTTCGTAATAAGCTG GAGAAAGATAAGGAGACAGTATCATCTAAGGATCTCTTTGTGGTTACAAGAACAAGAAAACCTGGTCGCTTGTACAAGGCCTCAAATGAAGATAGTACTAGTAAAATT CAAATGCAAGAGAGGATGCAGAAAATGGAGAAACAAATGGaggaacaaaagaaaattgtgcGACAAGAAGTTATTGCAGATGTTATTGCACAACTTAAGCATGCAGGATTAATTGATCCTAACATATTGGCAGCATTGTCGACTCCTTCACCAAGAGAATCTACTTCTGTTCAAGGGGCTAAACAAG GTGATGAAATCGAAGAAGGCGATGAAAGCAGTGTGAAGACTTGA
- the LOC114075599 gene encoding CDPK-related kinase 1-like: protein MRLRNLLQMTTAIAIEDVRREVKILRALTGHRNLVQFYDAYEDEENVYIVMELCKGGELLDRILARGGKYSEDDAKAVMVQLLSVVSYCHLQRVVHRDLKPEVMELFLIYI from the exons atGAGACTGAGGAATCTTTTGCAGATGACTACAGCAATTGCAATTGAGGATGTAAGGAGAGAAGTCAAAATATTGCGCGCTTTAACAGGACATAGGAATCTGGTTCAATTCTATGATGCCTATGAGGACGAGGAAAATGTTTATATAGTCATGGA GTTATGTAAAGGAGGAGAATTGCTGGACCGGATACTTGCAAG GGGTGGGAAATACTCGGAAGACGATGCCAAAGCTGTCATGGTACAACTTCTAAGCGTGGTCTCGTATTGTCATCTTCAACGGGTTGTTCATCGCGACCTAAAGCCTGAGGTAATGGAGTTATTTTTAATCTACATATAA